The following proteins come from a genomic window of Pararhodobacter sp.:
- a CDS encoding (2Fe-2S)-binding protein, producing the protein MTKVTMTVNGRARSAEAEGRTLLSAFLREELGLTGTHIGCDTSQCGACVVHVDGKAVKSCTMLAQEAEGAQVTTIEGMANEDGALGTIQQAFQDYHGLQCGFCTPGMVMSTAALLAENPKPTEAEVRHYLDGNICRCTGYHNIVRAVLAASGQDVSGLGVVAAE; encoded by the coding sequence ATGACGAAGGTTACAATGACGGTGAACGGGCGCGCGCGCTCTGCCGAGGCCGAGGGTCGCACGCTCTTGTCCGCGTTCCTGCGCGAGGAACTGGGCCTGACCGGCACCCATATCGGCTGCGATACCAGCCAGTGCGGCGCCTGTGTGGTGCATGTCGACGGCAAGGCGGTGAAAAGCTGCACCATGCTGGCGCAAGAGGCCGAGGGCGCGCAGGTCACCACCATCGAGGGCATGGCCAACGAGGATGGCGCGCTGGGCACCATCCAGCAGGCGTTCCAGGATTATCACGGGTTGCAATGCGGCTTTTGCACGCCGGGCATGGTGATGTCGACCGCCGCGCTGCTGGCCGAAAACCCCAAACCCACCGAGGCCGAGGTGCGACACTATCTGGATGGCAATATCTGCCGCTGCACGGGCTATCACAACATCGTTCGTGCGGTGCTGGCGGCCTCGGGGCAGGATGTCTCGGGGCTGGGTGTCGTCGCGGCGGAATGA
- a CDS encoding ferritin-like domain-containing protein has product MTDIPGTLAACADAVLRTADGRAKTAFSKRCAEAWFAARAVGTPMPIGHGNPPDTPARPDTPVLLEPRDMPRRRPGKASGRTALLHAVAHIELNAVDLHWDIISRFSEVRMPLGFYDDWVKSAAEESKHFNLVCDVLEQMGSHYGAMPAHAYMWQAASDTATDFMGRLAVVPMVLEARGLDVTPGMIDLFRAAGVTEAVAALETIYAEEVGHVAYGSKWFHFLCGRHDLDPKDTFHALVRQYFHGLLKPPFNEEKRAEAGIPPDFYWPLTEEHPANIARFDS; this is encoded by the coding sequence ATGACAGACATTCCGGGCACCCTGGCGGCCTGTGCCGACGCGGTGTTGCGCACCGCCGACGGGCGCGCCAAGACCGCCTTTTCCAAACGCTGCGCCGAGGCCTGGTTCGCGGCGCGCGCGGTGGGCACGCCGATGCCGATCGGCCACGGCAACCCGCCCGACACCCCCGCGCGGCCCGACACGCCGGTGCTGCTGGAGCCACGCGACATGCCGCGCCGTCGCCCCGGCAAAGCGAGCGGGCGCACGGCGTTGCTCCACGCCGTCGCCCATATCGAACTCAACGCGGTGGATCTGCATTGGGACATCATCTCGCGGTTTTCCGAGGTCAGGATGCCGCTGGGCTTTTATGATGACTGGGTCAAGTCGGCGGCCGAAGAATCCAAGCATTTCAACCTTGTCTGCGATGTTCTTGAGCAGATGGGCAGCCATTACGGGGCCATGCCCGCCCATGCCTATATGTGGCAGGCCGCCTCGGATACCGCCACGGATTTCATGGGGCGGCTGGCGGTTGTGCCGATGGTGCTCGAGGCGCGCGGCCTTGATGTGACCCCCGGCATGATCGACCTGTTCCGCGCCGCTGGTGTCACAGAGGCGGTTGCCGCACTGGAAACCATCTATGCCGAGGAAGTGGGCCATGTTGCCTATGGCTCAAAATGGTTTCATTTTCTCTGCGGCCGCCATGACCTCGACCCGAAAGACACGTTTCACGCGCTGGTGCGACAGTATTTTCACGGCCTGCTCAAGCCACCGTTCAACGAGGAAAAGCGCGCCGAAGCCGGAATTCCCCCGGATTTCTACTGGCCACTGACCGAAGAACACCCCGCGAACATCGCCCGATTCGACAGCTAA
- a CDS encoding XdhC family protein, with protein MMQHDTIPEIALDWHQSGKGAVLATVVETWGSAPRQAGSQLVISGEGEMMGSVSGGCVEGAVVVEAQEALAAGEPRLLTYGVSDDNAFSVGLACGGTIRILVEPVGAVMPETMLAQIVTARAARTPIAYGVSFDGWTRRLIPQDAMPARFRSDKSGMESPEEFVALFNPPLRMLIIGAVHIAQALVPMARLTGYDPVVIDPREAFASEARFPGVRLLHEWPDEAVRLAGLDSRTAVVTLTHDSKLDDPAILSALRSPVFYVGCLGSTRTHAKRVERLRAAGLPDAVIARLHAPVGLAIGAKTPAEIAVSILAQITDVLRRG; from the coding sequence ATCATGCAGCACGACACGATACCCGAGATTGCGCTGGATTGGCATCAGAGCGGCAAAGGCGCGGTTCTGGCGACGGTGGTGGAAACCTGGGGCTCTGCGCCGCGTCAGGCCGGGAGCCAACTGGTGATCTCGGGCGAGGGCGAGATGATGGGGTCGGTCTCGGGCGGGTGTGTCGAGGGCGCGGTGGTGGTCGAGGCGCAAGAGGCGCTGGCGGCGGGCGAACCACGGCTGCTGACCTATGGCGTCAGTGACGACAACGCGTTCTCGGTCGGGCTGGCCTGCGGCGGCACGATCCGCATTCTGGTGGAGCCTGTCGGCGCGGTGATGCCCGAGACCATGCTGGCGCAGATCGTCACCGCCCGCGCCGCCCGCACGCCCATCGCCTATGGCGTCAGCTTTGACGGATGGACCCGGCGTTTGATACCCCAGGACGCGATGCCCGCGCGGTTTCGGTCGGACAAGTCCGGCATGGAAAGCCCCGAGGAATTCGTGGCGCTGTTCAACCCGCCGCTGCGGATGCTGATCATCGGCGCGGTGCATATTGCGCAGGCTTTGGTGCCGATGGCGCGCTTGACAGGTTATGATCCGGTGGTGATCGACCCGCGCGAGGCCTTTGCCTCGGAGGCGCGGTTTCCGGGGGTCAGGCTGCTGCACGAGTGGCCCGACGAAGCGGTGCGCCTTGCCGGGCTGGACAGCCGCACCGCCGTGGTGACGCTGACCCATGACAGCAAACTGGACGACCCCGCGATCCTGAGCGCGCTGCGCTCGCCGGTGTTCTATGTCGGCTGTCTGGGCTCGACGCGCACCCATGCCAAGCGCGTGGAGCGGCTGCGCGCCGCCGGGCTGCCCGATGCGGTGATCGCGCGCCTTCACGCGCCGGTCGGGCTGGCCATCGGGGCGAAAACGCCGGCCGAGATCGCCGTCTCGATCCTGGCGCAGATCACCGACGTCTTGCGGCGCGGCTGA
- a CDS encoding DUF2189 domain-containing protein: MSDTTPHHAPAATLPDPSRITTGDLWDCLRLGLHDFKRAPLYGILFSAFYVLGGMVMYAIFAASAAEYWFIPIAVGFPILAPFAATGLYEVSRRLENGDALGLGSVFGAVFAQKDRQVPSMAMFVLLVFMFWVFLAHTIFALFFGLQPITDSSLTMLFTGNGLMMLLVGTAIGGVMASMFYALTVVSLPLLLDREVDFITAMITSFACVTTNPVVMAIWAATIALGLFIGMVPLFLGLFIVLPMFGHASWHLYRRLLAKPD; encoded by the coding sequence ATGTCAGACACCACACCACACCACGCCCCGGCGGCCACACTTCCCGACCCATCGCGCATCACCACGGGCGATCTGTGGGATTGCCTGCGCCTGGGGCTGCACGATTTCAAACGCGCGCCGCTGTATGGCATCCTGTTCAGCGCGTTTTACGTTCTGGGCGGTATGGTGATGTACGCGATTTTCGCCGCCTCGGCGGCGGAATACTGGTTCATCCCCATCGCCGTGGGCTTTCCCATCCTCGCACCTTTCGCCGCCACCGGCCTCTATGAGGTCAGCCGCCGCCTGGAAAATGGCGATGCCTTGGGGCTGGGGTCGGTCTTTGGTGCGGTCTTTGCGCAAAAGGATCGGCAGGTGCCGTCCATGGCGATGTTCGTCCTGCTGGTGTTCATGTTCTGGGTGTTTCTGGCGCATACGATCTTTGCGCTGTTCTTCGGCCTTCAGCCCATCACCGACTCGTCGCTGACCATGCTGTTCACCGGCAACGGATTGATGATGCTGCTGGTCGGCACGGCGATTGGTGGTGTCATGGCGTCGATGTTCTACGCCCTGACCGTGGTCAGCCTGCCACTGCTGCTGGACCGGGAGGTCGATTTCATCACCGCGATGATCACCAGCTTTGCCTGTGTCACAACCAATCCGGTGGTGATGGCAATCTGGGCCGCGACCATTGCGCTGGGGCTTTTCATCGGCATGGTGCCGCTGTTCTTGGGGCTGTTCATCGTGCTGCCGATGTTTGGTCATGCCAGTTGGCATTTGTACCGGCGTTTGTTGGCAAAGCCGGACTAA
- a CDS encoding acetyl/propionyl/methylcrotonyl-CoA carboxylase subunit alpha has translation MFSKILIANRGEIACRVIQSARSMGVRTVAVYSEADAHARHVALADEAILIGGPRPADSYLKGDRIIQAALETGAQAIHPGYGFLSENPDFVEAVTAAGLTFIGPSATAIRAMGLKDAAKALMQEAGVPVVPGYMGENQDPEHLAKAAKDIGYPVLIKAVAGGGGKGMRLVEDPRKFAEALASAQGEAATAFGNAHVLIEKYIQKPRHIEVQVFGDGTHALHLFERDCSLQRRHQKVIEEAPAPGMTAEMRAAMGQAAVKAAEAIGYSGAGTVEFIVDGSKGLRTDGFWFMEMNTRLQVEHPVTEAITGVDLVAWQLRVAAGESLPARQEDLTINGHAFEARLYAEDVPAGFLPATGTLDHLVFPDFARIDSGVRQGDTISPWYDPMIAKLITHGPTRAIALARLQAALEGTQVAGSVTNLDFLGALTRHAGFKAGDVDTDLIGRDLDRLTVQPEVSQSAVALAALAASGAGQGTELAGFSLWSPVWQSVPLSLGETAYDCAVARVDDRWGVRIDGTELSAEQRAGAWWIDGKRADGVAISTRARVSVFGATTVHFARHDPLDVVADGGAGAGVVLAPMPGLVKSVFVKAGDVVEKGARLAVLEAMKMEHTLTAGRDGTVADVYAKAGDQVEAGSALIVLEEE, from the coding sequence ATGTTCAGCAAGATCCTGATCGCCAACCGGGGCGAAATTGCCTGCCGCGTCATTCAATCCGCCCGCTCGATGGGCGTGCGCACCGTGGCCGTGTATTCCGAGGCCGACGCCCATGCCCGACACGTCGCACTGGCCGACGAGGCCATTCTGATCGGTGGCCCGCGCCCCGCCGACAGCTACCTCAAGGGCGACCGCATCATTCAGGCGGCGCTTGAGACCGGCGCGCAAGCCATCCATCCCGGCTATGGGTTTCTCTCCGAGAACCCCGACTTCGTCGAGGCGGTCACCGCCGCGGGCCTCACCTTCATCGGCCCCTCGGCCACAGCGATCCGGGCGATGGGCCTGAAAGACGCCGCCAAAGCCCTGATGCAAGAGGCCGGCGTGCCGGTGGTGCCGGGGTATATGGGCGAAAATCAGGACCCTGAACATCTGGCCAAGGCGGCGAAGGACATCGGTTATCCGGTGCTGATCAAGGCCGTCGCGGGGGGCGGTGGCAAAGGGATGCGGCTGGTCGAGGATCCGCGAAAATTTGCCGAGGCGCTGGCATCGGCACAGGGCGAGGCGGCGACCGCGTTCGGCAACGCGCATGTCTTGATCGAGAAATACATCCAGAAACCACGCCACATCGAGGTGCAGGTGTTTGGCGACGGCACGCACGCGCTGCATCTGTTCGAGCGCGATTGCTCGCTGCAACGCCGTCACCAGAAGGTCATCGAAGAGGCCCCGGCCCCCGGCATGACCGCCGAGATGCGCGCGGCGATGGGTCAGGCGGCGGTCAAGGCCGCCGAGGCGATCGGTTATTCCGGCGCGGGCACCGTGGAATTCATCGTCGATGGCTCCAAAGGTCTGCGCACCGACGGGTTCTGGTTCATGGAAATGAACACCCGTCTGCAAGTCGAACATCCGGTGACCGAGGCGATCACCGGCGTCGATCTGGTCGCGTGGCAATTGCGCGTGGCCGCCGGCGAAAGCCTGCCCGCGCGGCAAGAAGATCTGACAATCAACGGCCACGCCTTCGAGGCGCGCCTGTATGCCGAGGACGTGCCCGCCGGGTTCCTGCCCGCCACCGGCACGCTCGATCATCTGGTGTTCCCGGATTTCGCGCGCATCGACAGCGGCGTGCGTCAGGGCGATACGATCAGCCCGTGGTACGATCCGATGATCGCCAAACTCATCACCCACGGCCCGACCCGCGCCATTGCGCTGGCCCGGCTGCAGGCCGCGCTCGAGGGGACGCAAGTCGCGGGTTCGGTGACCAACCTCGATTTTCTGGGCGCACTGACCCGGCACGCGGGGTTCAAGGCGGGTGACGTCGATACCGACCTGATCGGCCGTGACCTCGACCGCCTGACCGTGCAGCCCGAGGTTTCGCAATCCGCCGTGGCCCTGGCCGCGCTGGCGGCGTCGGGCGCGGGGCAGGGCACTGAACTCGCAGGATTTTCCCTATGGTCTCCGGTCTGGCAATCGGTTCCCTTGAGCCTTGGCGAGACTGCCTATGACTGTGCCGTGGCCCGCGTTGACGACCGGTGGGGCGTGCGCATTGATGGCACCGAATTGAGCGCCGAACAGCGCGCGGGCGCGTGGTGGATCGACGGCAAACGCGCCGATGGCGTGGCGATTTCCACGCGCGCCCGGGTCTCGGTATTTGGCGCGACGACGGTGCATTTCGCCCGCCACGATCCGCTCGATGTCGTGGCCGACGGTGGCGCGGGGGCCGGGGTGGTGCTGGCACCGATGCCGGGTCTGGTGAAATCGGTGTTCGTCAAGGCCGGTGACGTGGTCGAGAAAGGCGCGCGTCTGGCGGTTCTGGAGGCCATGAAAATGGAGCACACCCTGACCGCCGGCCGTGATGGCACGGTGGCCGACGTTTACGCCAAGGCGGGCGATCAGGTCGAGGCCGGGTCGGCGCTGATCGTGCTCGAAGAGGAATGA
- a CDS encoding M23 family metallopeptidase, protein MTGRSRSHNGVDWAGPQGTPIYATADGIVTHAGRQSGFGNLVTIQHEFGIETYYAHLHRINVTEGQRVSRGDRIGAMGTTGRSTGVHLHYEIRVGGRPINPLTYIRAAQNVF, encoded by the coding sequence ATGACCGGCCGTTCGCGGTCTCATAATGGCGTTGACTGGGCCGGGCCACAGGGCACGCCGATCTACGCAACCGCCGATGGCATTGTCACCCATGCCGGACGGCAAAGCGGCTTTGGCAATCTGGTTACCATTCAGCATGAATTCGGCATTGAGACGTATTACGCGCACTTGCATCGCATCAACGTGACCGAGGGCCAAAGGGTCTCGCGCGGGGATCGAATTGGTGCTATGGGCACGACAGGCCGGTCCACCGGGGTTCATTTGCACTATGAAATCCGTGTTGGTGGCAGACCCATCAATCCTTTGACCTATATAAGGGCAGCACAGAATGTTTTCTAA
- the prfB gene encoding peptide chain release factor 2, whose amino-acid sequence MRAETQSTIETINKSLSLLAKRMDWETAKHRLEEFDAMIEDPNLWNDQERAQKLMRDRQQLLEAIETYETIKRDLTDNIELIEMGEAEGDKDIVSEAEAALKALGVKAAAKELEALLDGEADANDTYLEINSGAGGTESCDWASILARMYVRWAEKKGYKVELTSETSGEEAGIKSAAYKISGHNAYGWLKSESGVHRLVRISPFDSAARRHTSFSSVWVYPVVDDNIEIEVPDKDIRIDTYRSSGAGGQHVNTTDSAVRITHHPTGIVVTSSEKSQHQNRDIAMKALKSRLYQLELDRRNAAINEAHENKGDAGWGNQIRSYVLQPYQMVKDLRTGHETSDTQGVLDGDLDGFMAATLAMDASGKSRADAQGDD is encoded by the coding sequence ATGCGCGCAGAAACCCAATCCACGATCGAGACCATCAACAAGTCTCTGTCGCTGCTGGCCAAGCGCATGGATTGGGAAACCGCCAAGCATCGCCTGGAAGAATTCGACGCGATGATCGAAGATCCGAACCTGTGGAACGATCAGGAGCGCGCGCAAAAGCTGATGCGCGACCGCCAGCAATTGCTGGAGGCGATCGAGACCTACGAGACGATCAAGCGCGATCTGACCGACAATATCGAGTTGATCGAAATGGGCGAGGCCGAGGGCGACAAGGATATCGTGTCCGAGGCCGAGGCGGCATTGAAGGCGCTGGGCGTGAAAGCCGCGGCCAAGGAATTGGAAGCGCTGCTGGACGGCGAGGCCGACGCGAACGACACCTATCTGGAGATCAACTCGGGCGCGGGTGGCACGGAAAGCTGCGATTGGGCGTCGATCCTGGCGCGCATGTATGTGCGCTGGGCCGAGAAAAAGGGCTATAAGGTCGAATTGACCTCGGAGACGTCGGGCGAGGAAGCGGGTATCAAATCGGCGGCCTACAAGATTTCCGGGCACAACGCCTATGGCTGGCTGAAATCGGAAAGCGGCGTGCATCGGTTGGTGCGGATTTCGCCCTTTGACAGCGCGGCGCGGCGGCATACCTCGTTCAGTTCGGTCTGGGTCTATCCGGTGGTCGATGACAACATCGAGATCGAGGTGCCCGACAAGGATATCCGCATTGATACCTATCGCTCGTCGGGGGCGGGTGGTCAGCACGTCAACACGACCGACTCGGCGGTGCGGATCACCCACCACCCCACCGGCATCGTGGTGACCAGTTCCGAGAAATCGCAGCACCAGAACCGCGATATCGCGATGAAGGCGTTGAAATCGCGGCTCTATCAGTTGGAGCTGGACCGCCGGAACGCGGCCATCAACGAGGCGCATGAAAACAAGGGCGATGCGGGCTGGGGCAACCAGATCCGCAGCTATGTGTTGCAGCCCTATCAGATGGTCAAGGATCTGCGCACCGGGCATGAGACCTCGGACACGCAAGGCGTGCTGGATGGCGATCTGGATGGGTTCATGGCGGCGACGCTGGCGATGGATGCCTCGGGCAAAAGCCGCGCCGATGCACAGGGCGACGACTGA
- a CDS encoding YbaN family protein: protein MRVFWTVSGGFALALGVIGIVVPLLPTTPLLLLAAFCFARSSPLLEMWLIEHPRLGPPIRDWRAEGAISTRGKTLAVVAIAATFGLSVVLRLPGTVLSIQAVTLGLVTLFILTRPSPTL from the coding sequence CTGCGGGTATTCTGGACAGTTTCGGGCGGGTTCGCGCTGGCGTTGGGGGTCATCGGCATCGTTGTGCCGCTGCTGCCGACCACGCCATTGCTGCTGCTTGCGGCGTTTTGTTTCGCGCGATCCTCGCCCCTGCTGGAAATGTGGCTGATCGAGCACCCGCGCCTTGGCCCGCCGATCCGCGATTGGCGCGCCGAGGGGGCAATCTCGACACGGGGAAAAACCCTGGCGGTGGTGGCCATCGCCGCGACGTTTGGCCTCAGCGTGGTGCTGCGGCTGCCGGGCACCGTGTTGAGCATTCAGGCGGTCACGCTGGGCCTTGTCACGCTGTTCATCCTGACCCGCCCCAGCCCGACGCTGTGA
- a CDS encoding xanthine dehydrogenase family protein subunit M, producing MYSFELMKPTTLAEAISALSGDEAQALAGGQTLIPSMKQRLNAPATLVSLTGIADLVGLRREGETLVIGAGTTHAQVAREAGAHYPALAALAGGIGDPAVRNRGTIGGSLANNDPSACYPAAVLASGATIITNTREIAADDFFDGMFATVLHEGEIITAVRFPIPQKAAYAKFLQPASRFALTGAFVAQFADGVRVAITGASEGGVFRWSEAEAALSGNFSAEALSGLSASAEGLIGDLHGTPEYRANLVAVMTRRAVAAAH from the coding sequence ATGTATAGCTTCGAACTCATGAAACCCACCACCCTGGCCGAAGCGATCTCGGCGCTGTCGGGTGACGAGGCACAGGCGCTGGCGGGCGGGCAAACGCTGATCCCGTCGATGAAACAGCGGCTGAACGCGCCCGCGACCCTGGTCAGCCTGACCGGGATCGCGGATCTGGTGGGCCTGCGCCGCGAGGGCGAGACGCTGGTGATCGGCGCGGGCACGACTCATGCGCAGGTCGCGCGCGAGGCGGGCGCGCACTATCCGGCCCTTGCCGCCCTGGCGGGGGGCATTGGCGATCCGGCGGTGCGCAATCGCGGCACGATTGGCGGGTCCTTGGCCAACAACGACCCCTCGGCGTGTTATCCGGCGGCGGTGCTGGCCTCGGGTGCGACGATCATCACCAACACGCGCGAAATCGCCGCGGATGACTTTTTCGACGGGATGTTCGCCACGGTCCTGCATGAGGGTGAGATCATCACCGCGGTGCGGTTTCCGATCCCGCAAAAGGCAGCTTACGCGAAATTCCTGCAACCGGCCTCGCGCTTTGCCTTGACCGGGGCGTTTGTGGCGCAATTTGCCGACGGGGTGCGGGTGGCGATCACCGGGGCCTCCGAGGGTGGCGTGTTCCGCTGGTCCGAGGCGGAAGCGGCGCTGTCCGGCAATTTCAGCGCCGAGGCGCTGTCGGGTCTGTCAGCCTCGGCCGAGGGTTTGATCGGCGATCTGCACGGCACGCCGGAATACCGGGCCAATCTGGTGGCGGTGATGACCCGCCGCGCGGTGGCCGCGGCGCACTAG
- a CDS encoding xanthine dehydrogenase family protein molybdopterin-binding subunit, protein MPKDGGIGANTKRREDIRFLTGAGVYTDDLKLHGQSFAVFARSSVAHGRIVSIDTATAAAMPGVLAVFTGEDFKDVGGNPAGWLINSRDGTPMREPKRPVLAHGKVRHVGDAYAAVIAETYEQAKDAAEQLAGDTEIEELPAIVDMKAAVANPDNRVHDEIPDNLCFDWGWVEDNRDAVDAAIKAAPHVTTLELINNRLVPNAMEPRASIGEYFPGTGDYKLTTTSQNPHLHRLLISAFVLGIPENKLTVVAPDVGGGFGSKIYHYGEEALVLAAAKKLKRPVRWTAERSESFLTDAHGRDHVTKIELASDDAGNFIAFRTETLANVGAYLSNFSTATPTFLHGTLMAGPYKVPNVYVNLKTVFTNTTPVDAYRGAGRPEATYSLERVIDKMCRERGLDPVEVRRKNFITPDMYPYTTPVGLVYDTGDYAATLDKALEMADMSGFEARVAESAKRGKLRGMGLSTWIEACGIAPSNLVGVLGSRVGLYDAATVRVNATGNIVVMTGAHSHGQGHETVFPQIVAEKLGIDAASVEIVHGDTSKIPFGMGSYGSRSLAVAGSAMSNAVDKIIAKGKKIAAHMLEASEEDITFEDGSFAVAGTDKSLTFGEVAFSAYVPHNYPLETLEPGLEETSFYDPANFTYPAGAYICEVEVDADTGKVEVVAFHCADDFGNVMNPMIVEGQVHGGVGQGIGQALLEQTTYDANGQLLSGSYMDYAMPRAGDVPFYTVDYSCNTPCTHNPLGVKGCGEAGAIGSPPAVINAVVDALQRGGFAHVTHIDMPVTPSRVWSAMQTQ, encoded by the coding sequence ATGCCCAAAGACGGTGGCATCGGCGCCAATACCAAGCGGCGCGAGGATATCCGGTTTCTGACAGGGGCCGGAGTTTATACCGACGATCTGAAACTGCACGGCCAGAGCTTTGCGGTGTTCGCCCGCTCCAGCGTGGCGCATGGGCGGATCGTGTCGATTGATACGGCCACCGCTGCGGCAATGCCCGGCGTTCTGGCGGTGTTCACCGGCGAGGATTTCAAGGATGTCGGCGGCAATCCGGCGGGCTGGCTGATCAACAGCCGCGACGGCACGCCAATGCGCGAACCCAAGCGCCCGGTGCTGGCGCATGGCAAGGTGCGCCATGTCGGTGACGCCTATGCGGCGGTGATCGCGGAAACCTATGAGCAGGCCAAGGACGCCGCCGAGCAACTGGCCGGCGACACCGAGATCGAGGAACTGCCCGCCATCGTTGACATGAAGGCGGCGGTGGCAAACCCCGACAACCGGGTGCACGACGAGATCCCCGACAACCTGTGCTTTGACTGGGGCTGGGTCGAGGACAATCGCGACGCGGTGGATGCGGCGATCAAGGCCGCGCCGCATGTCACGACGCTGGAGTTGATCAACAACCGGCTGGTGCCCAACGCGATGGAACCGCGCGCCTCGATCGGCGAATATTTCCCCGGCACCGGCGATTACAAGCTGACCACCACCAGCCAGAACCCGCATTTGCATCGGCTGCTGATCTCGGCCTTTGTGCTGGGTATTCCCGAGAACAAGCTGACCGTGGTGGCCCCGGATGTGGGGGGCGGATTTGGCTCGAAAATCTACCACTACGGCGAGGAAGCGCTGGTGCTGGCGGCGGCGAAAAAGCTCAAGCGCCCGGTGCGATGGACGGCGGAGCGGTCGGAAAGCTTCCTGACCGACGCGCATGGCCGCGATCACGTCACCAAGATCGAACTGGCCAGCGATGACGCGGGCAATTTCATCGCCTTCCGCACGGAAACCCTGGCCAATGTCGGTGCCTATCTGTCGAATTTCTCGACCGCGACGCCGACGTTCCTGCATGGCACACTGATGGCCGGGCCGTACAAGGTGCCGAATGTCTATGTGAACCTGAAAACCGTGTTCACCAACACCACGCCGGTCGATGCTTACCGCGGCGCGGGTCGTCCCGAGGCGACTTATTCGCTGGAGCGGGTGATTGACAAGATGTGCCGTGAGCGCGGCCTGGACCCGGTCGAGGTGCGGCGCAAGAACTTCATCACGCCCGATATGTACCCCTACACGACGCCGGTTGGGCTTGTGTATGACACCGGCGATTATGCCGCGACGCTGGATAAGGCGCTGGAGATGGCCGATATGTCAGGCTTTGAGGCGCGCGTCGCCGAGAGCGCCAAACGCGGCAAGCTGCGCGGCATGGGGCTGTCAACCTGGATCGAGGCCTGCGGAATTGCGCCGTCGAACCTGGTCGGGGTGCTGGGGTCGCGCGTGGGGCTGTATGATGCGGCCACGGTGCGGGTGAACGCCACCGGCAATATCGTCGTGATGACCGGGGCGCATAGCCACGGTCAGGGCCATGAAACCGTGTTCCCGCAGATCGTCGCGGAAAAACTGGGGATTGACGCGGCAAGCGTCGAGATCGTGCATGGCGACACGTCGAAAATCCCGTTTGGCATGGGGTCTTATGGCTCGCGGTCGCTGGCGGTTGCGGGCTCTGCGATGAGCAACGCGGTGGACAAGATCATCGCCAAGGGCAAGAAGATCGCCGCGCATATGCTGGAGGCGTCCGAGGAGGATATCACCTTCGAGGATGGCAGTTTCGCGGTGGCGGGCACGGATAAATCGCTGACATTCGGTGAGGTGGCGTTCTCGGCCTATGTGCCGCACAACTATCCGCTGGAAACGCTGGAACCGGGGTTGGAGGAGACCTCGTTCTACGATCCGGCGAACTTCACCTATCCGGCCGGGGCCTATATTTGCGAGGTCGAGGTGGACGCCGACACCGGCAAGGTAGAGGTCGTGGCCTTCCATTGTGCGGATGACTTCGGCAATGTGATGAACCCGATGATTGTCGAGGGACAGGTGCATGGCGGGGTTGGCCAGGGCATCGGTCAGGCGCTGCTGGAGCAGACGACCTATGACGCGAACGGGCAGCTTTTGTCGGGCTCCTACATGGATTACGCCATGCCCCGCGCCGGGGATGTGCCGTTCTACACCGTGGATTACAGTTGCAACACGCCCTGCACGCACAATCCGCTGGGTGTGAAAGGGTGCGGCGAGGCTGGCGCGATCGGCAGCCCGCCGGCGGTGATCAACGCGGTGGTGGATGCGTTGCAACGGGGCGGTTTTGCCCATGTGACTCATATTGATATGCCGGTGACGCCGTCGCGCGTCTGGTCGGCGATGCAAACGCAATAA
- a CDS encoding peroxiredoxin → MNIGDMAPDFTAPTETGEALTLSSLRPGPVVLYFYPRDDTPGCTTEAKDFTALAAEFKAAGARVIGVSKDSVAKHGKFIAKHDLGVTLVSDEAGTLCEDYGVWVEKTLYGKTSMGIERATFLIDAAGKIAQVWRKVKVNGHAEAVLAAVKAL, encoded by the coding sequence ATGAACATCGGCGATATGGCCCCGGATTTCACCGCCCCCACCGAAACCGGCGAGGCCCTGACCCTGTCCAGCCTGCGCCCCGGGCCTGTGGTCCTGTATTTCTACCCGCGCGACGACACGCCCGGCTGCACCACCGAGGCCAAGGATTTCACCGCGCTGGCGGCCGAGTTCAAGGCCGCCGGGGCGCGGGTGATCGGCGTCAGCAAGGACAGCGTGGCCAAGCACGGCAAGTTCATTGCCAAGCATGATCTGGGCGTGACGCTGGTCTCGGACGAGGCAGGCACGCTGTGCGAAGACTACGGTGTTTGGGTCGAGAAAACCCTGTACGGCAAGACCTCGATGGGCATCGAGCGCGCGACCTTCCTGATTGATGCCGCGGGCAAGATCGCGCAGGTCTGGCGCAAGGTGAAGGTCAACGGCCACGCCGAGGCGGTTCTGGCGGCGGTCAAAGCCCTGTAG